One Deltaproteobacteria bacterium DNA segment encodes these proteins:
- a CDS encoding type II toxin-antitoxin system Phd/YefM family antitoxin, which produces MRTVGLKVLKNKLSEYVRIASQGEPVLISDHDHVVAELLPPSSSRAREVADVLLADLVRKGIVSPAILPPSGRPKVPPRDSTLAEVLNELDADRADK; this is translated from the coding sequence ATGCGTACCGTTGGGTTGAAAGTTTTAAAAAATAAACTTAGCGAGTACGTACGTATTGCTTCACAGGGGGAGCCAGTGCTTATTTCAGACCATGATCATGTAGTAGCAGAATTATTACCGCCATCATCTAGTCGAGCTAGAGAAGTTGCCGATGTTTTACTTGCGGATTTAGTACGCAAAGGAATAGTGTCTCCAGCCATTTTGCCACCTAGTGGCAGACCAAAAGTACCACCGCGCGACAGCACTCTTGCCGAAGTTTTAAATGAATTAGATGCTGATCGAGCTGATAAATGA
- a CDS encoding type II toxin-antitoxin system VapC family toxin — MIYLDTSVVLAELFAEDKQVAESLWYEPLISSRLLEYELYNRINARKLSNSYSEAVRNILGRVSLVELSPVVLQRAIELFPVTIRTLDALHLATACYLRDHHQKITLATFDERMRNASTALGIELFCDS; from the coding sequence ATGATTTATTTAGATACTTCAGTAGTGTTAGCCGAATTATTTGCTGAAGATAAGCAAGTAGCAGAATCTTTATGGTATGAGCCTTTAATATCAAGTCGTTTGCTTGAGTATGAACTATATAATCGTATCAATGCACGTAAATTATCGAACAGCTATAGTGAGGCAGTCAGAAATATATTAGGTAGAGTTTCATTAGTAGAGCTTTCTCCTGTAGTATTGCAAAGAGCAATTGAGCTATTTCCTGTAACGATACGTACTTTAGATGCTTTGCATTTAGCAACAGCATGTTATCTGCGTGATCATCATCAAAAAATAACATTAGCTACTTTTGATGAGCGTATGCGAAATGCGAGCACGGCATTAGGTATTGAACTGTTTTGCGATAGCTAG